A region of Ictidomys tridecemlineatus isolate mIctTri1 chromosome 4, mIctTri1.hap1, whole genome shotgun sequence DNA encodes the following proteins:
- the LOC101961333 gene encoding olfactory receptor 52H1-like — translation MVAFNMSSFNPGVFILLGIPGLEPFHHCIRIPFFIIYLVVLAENSVLLYLIFTERSLHEPMFFFLSMLVATDLILSNTCVPKTLSIFWLGPQEITFHGCLTQMFFLHFSFAMDSAILLAMAFDRYVAICFPLRYSAILTHQLITKMVMGIISRSFCIIFPCIFLLKRLPFCRKLVIPHTYCEHIGVARLACADISINIWYGFAVPVMTVMSDLILIGISYTLILHAVFNLPSWNARQKALSTCASHIGVILTFYAPAIFSVLAHRFGHNIPHSFHILFANLYVTFPPAINPIIYGVKTKQIRDRISLLLFPKGINDMRLRAWERQKVILVM, via the coding sequence ATGGTGGCATTCAACATGAGTAGCTTCAATCCAGGCGTCTTCATTCTGCTTGGAATCCCAGGGCTGGAGCCCTTCCACCACTGCATCAGGATTCCCTTCTTTATTATTTACCTTGTTGTCCTGGCAGAAAACAGTGTCCTCCTCTACCTTATTTTCACAGAGCGCAGCCTCCATGAGCCCATGTTCTTTTTCCTCTCCATGCTGGTCGCTACAGATCTCATCCTGTCTAATACATGTGTACCTAAAACATTGAGCATCTTCTGGCTGGGTCCTCAGGAGATCACCTTCCATGGATGTCTTACTCAGATGTTTTTCCTCCACTTCAGCTTTGCCATGGATTCTGCTATCCTACTGGCCATGGCATTTGATCGCTATGTTGCTATTTGCTTCCCCCTGAGATACTCTGCGATTCTCACCCATCAGCTTATTACTAAGATGGTGATGGGTATTATCAGCAGGAGCTTTTGTATCATCTTCCCATGCATCTTCCTATTAAAGCGACTACCTTTCTGCCGAAAACTCGTCATTCCCCACACATACTGTGAGCACATAGGTGTTGCCCGGCTCGCTTGTGCGGACATCTCCATCAATATATGGTATGGATTTGCAGTGCCTGTGATGACTGTCATGTCAGATCTGATCCTCATTGGTATCTCCTACACTCTCATACTTCACGCTGTCTTTAACCTTCCTTCCTGGAATGCCCGCCAAAAAGCCCTCAGTACGTGTGCTTCCCACATTGGTGTCATTCTTACATTCTACGCCCCAGCCATATTCTCCGTTCTTGCCCACCGTTTTGGTCACAATATTCCTCACTCCTTCCACATACTCTTTGCCAACCTCTATGTGACTTTCCCTCCTGCCATCAATCCAATCATCTATGGGGTGAAGACCAAGCAGATTCGGGACAGAATCAGCCTCCTCCTGTTCCCTAAAGGAATCAATGACATGAGATTGAGGGCATGGGAAAGACAAAAAGTAATACTAGTGATGTGA